One Kangiella geojedonensis DNA segment encodes these proteins:
- the nudE gene encoding ADP compounds hydrolase NudE, with the protein MTRKLPKIKKQQVIAKTRIFAVEELELEFSNGVFRIYERLKAGKHGAVMIIPLLNETTMLLIKEYAAGTERYELAFPKGLIDPGESATEAANRELQEEAGYAANSLKELKKITLAPGYLSHEMNLVVAEELYPSKLDGDEPEPIEVVEWDISRIDELLELDEFSEARSIAAVYLLKRYLEQKSR; encoded by the coding sequence ATGACTAGAAAATTACCGAAAATTAAAAAGCAGCAAGTTATCGCCAAGACAAGAATATTTGCGGTTGAAGAACTAGAGCTAGAGTTTTCTAACGGAGTGTTTCGTATTTATGAAAGACTCAAAGCAGGCAAGCACGGTGCCGTGATGATCATTCCGCTTTTGAATGAAACTACTATGCTATTAATTAAGGAGTATGCGGCAGGTACGGAGCGTTATGAGCTAGCTTTTCCTAAAGGTCTGATTGATCCTGGCGAATCTGCAACTGAAGCCGCGAATCGTGAACTACAAGAAGAAGCGGGCTATGCAGCTAACTCGCTGAAGGAGCTAAAAAAGATTACACTCGCGCCTGGCTATTTAAGTCATGAAATGAATCTCGTGGTTGCAGAAGAGCTTTATCCCAGTAAGTTAGACGGTGATGAGCCCGAGCCCATTGAAGTGGTGGAGTGGGATATCAGTCGTATTGATGAGTTACTGGAGCTAGATGAGTTTAGTGAAGCTAGAAGTATTGCAGCAGTGTACTTACTAAAAAGATATTTAGAACAAAAAAGCCGCTAA
- the gspN gene encoding type II secretion system protein N: MKKIIVGAVIALILFIAILLMLAPARVATPWITDAVPELYLTNVSGSIWSSHIEQAKYRNLTINNIELQPSAIALLWGALETSINIQDPKISLEAEAVLSRNNYSVKNANFDVDTAYVASLIKVPIDGLSGRVNGQVSILDYSKKSLKQLSGEGQWNNAVILYPNNNLDIGNVSFKLSKSGQLDNAARIDIMDNQGVLDLKGFIEVGLNKQFRMNIHATNQLPAHLKNWLTRWGRQDGNRIYLEWQGRLP, translated from the coding sequence ATGAAAAAAATAATTGTAGGGGCTGTAATAGCCCTTATTCTTTTTATAGCGATTCTTTTAATGCTTGCGCCGGCTAGAGTTGCAACGCCGTGGATCACTGATGCGGTCCCTGAGTTGTATTTAACAAATGTGAGTGGGTCGATTTGGTCAAGCCATATTGAGCAAGCTAAGTATAGAAACTTAACGATAAATAATATTGAGTTACAGCCTAGCGCCATCGCTCTACTTTGGGGGGCGTTAGAAACTAGTATAAATATCCAAGATCCCAAGATAAGTCTAGAAGCAGAAGCAGTATTGTCTAGAAATAACTACTCTGTTAAAAACGCAAACTTTGATGTCGATACGGCTTACGTAGCAAGCCTAATCAAGGTGCCCATCGATGGTTTATCTGGTCGCGTTAACGGCCAAGTTTCAATATTAGACTACTCAAAAAAGAGTTTAAAGCAGCTTTCTGGAGAAGGGCAGTGGAATAATGCGGTTATTCTTTACCCTAACAATAATTTAGATATCGGTAACGTCAGTTTTAAATTAAGTAAGAGTGGACAGTTAGATAATGCTGCAAGAATTGATATTATGGATAATCAGGGCGTTTTGGATTTAAAGGGGTTTATTGAGGTGGGTTTAAATAAACAGTTTAGGATGAACATTCATGCTACTAACCAGCTCCCTGCACACTTAAAAAACTGGTTAACGCGTTGGGGGCGTCAGGATGGAAATCGGATCTACTTAGAATGGCAAGGGCGTTTACCTTGA
- the gspM gene encoding type II secretion system protein GspM, protein MDSKNYGGVKQVKAIKDWYSGLNQRERSMVTILGVMMILLIIFIAVVLPIKKYVNGLNDGVRQLESDLPVVASKVQALQARSGNNPQVTRQSLNQLITNSSKRYGLKFSRIEERKRDEEIQVRLDDVEFDQLLRWVGQLEQQQGLVIDTLRVSDNDESGIVDASVKFIKPS, encoded by the coding sequence GTGGACAGCAAGAATTACGGTGGGGTTAAGCAAGTGAAAGCAATAAAAGATTGGTATTCTGGTTTAAACCAGCGTGAACGTAGCATGGTGACGATACTCGGCGTTATGATGATATTGCTTATTATTTTTATTGCCGTTGTCTTGCCGATTAAAAAATATGTGAATGGTCTTAATGACGGTGTGCGACAGTTAGAGTCTGACCTGCCAGTTGTCGCATCAAAGGTACAGGCATTGCAGGCTCGATCTGGAAATAACCCACAGGTAACAAGACAGTCATTGAATCAACTGATTACAAATAGCAGTAAGCGTTACGGGTTAAAGTTTTCACGTATCGAAGAGCGTAAACGTGATGAAGAAATTCAGGTGAGACTTGATGATGTTGAATTTGACCAGCTATTACGCTGGGTTGGACAGTTGGAGCAACAGCAAGGTTTAGTTATCGACACATTACGTGTTTCGGATAATGATGAATCAGGGATAGTCGATGCTTCAGTGAAATTTATAAAACCTTCGTAA
- the yrfG gene encoding GMP/IMP nucleotidase, with the protein MARAFTLKLEDWNAVEAILLDMDGTLLDLAFDNHFWKEAIPAIYAAEKGISLEQSRNDLGQHYEEHYGTLNWYCTDFWTDKLKLDIIKHKTDLADKIALRPGTKEFLEYISDSDKKVLLVTNAHPETLRVKLEQTKIDQYFDALYSSHQFKQPKESPVFWAKLEQEIKTPLSNCLFVDDTEAILIQAQQSGVKHVVMVEQPDMSMPARSVESLRSVNLLTELLPTNKYD; encoded by the coding sequence ATGGCAAGGGCGTTTACCTTGAAGCTGGAAGACTGGAACGCTGTTGAGGCCATCTTATTAGACATGGATGGTACTTTGCTGGATCTGGCTTTTGATAATCATTTTTGGAAAGAAGCTATACCAGCCATTTATGCCGCTGAGAAAGGGATTAGTTTAGAGCAGTCTCGTAATGACCTTGGACAACATTACGAAGAGCATTATGGAACGCTTAATTGGTACTGCACGGATTTTTGGACAGACAAACTCAAGCTAGATATCATAAAACACAAGACAGATTTAGCCGATAAAATAGCGCTACGACCAGGTACTAAAGAGTTTCTTGAGTACATAAGTGATAGTGACAAAAAGGTTCTTCTTGTCACCAATGCGCATCCAGAGACTTTACGGGTTAAGTTAGAGCAAACAAAAATCGATCAGTATTTTGATGCGCTTTACTCATCACATCAGTTTAAGCAGCCAAAAGAATCACCTGTCTTTTGGGCAAAACTTGAGCAAGAAATAAAGACACCATTATCAAATTGCCTATTTGTTGATGATACAGAAGCAATCTTAATCCAAGCGCAACAATCAGGTGTTAAACATGTAGTGATGGTTGAGCAGCCGGATATGAGCATGCCCGCAAGGAGTGTCGAGTCACTACGAAGCGTCAACTTACTAACTGAACTATTACCAACGAACAAGTATGACTAG
- a CDS encoding carboxypeptidase-like regulatory domain-containing protein: MNLKKMLTIAVLAGMVYGCGGGGGSDDSSPTPPPGGGGGSGQAATISGTLTFDKVPHNTSTNGLNHSATVEAPIRGVTVQLLNGSTVVDTDVSDASGNYSVDGETGTSYRLRIRAELKQTGTQSWDIEVVDNTSSNAQYVLDTSTFTVSSTSETRDFNADSGWGGSSYTSTRAAAPFNILDRVYVTITKLQEVDANLTLAPLVINWSPNNIPESGNLADGRIGTSFYTQDQIYLLGAANTDSDEYDGHVIIHEWGHYFEDNNARSDSVGGPHGGGDRLDMRVAFGEGFGNAWSGIITDDPFYRDSFGVNQSQGFSINVENNNVSNPGWFSEGSVQSILYDVYDSANDDLADLGLQPIYDVLTGQQRNTEAFTSIFSFMTYLKEENASDVAALNDLLNDQNINVNVDIWGSNETDNEGQPSVIPVYNELSPGDTQEVCTITTFGSDRNKLGNRKFLRLNIQSAGSYTLRLEPSGSNDLDGYIYNQGQLVAFTEALGTSTVNITENFAAGTHVADVLAYNSSGSAIVGTCFDVSLIQN, translated from the coding sequence ATGAACTTAAAGAAAATGCTCACTATAGCTGTTCTTGCTGGAATGGTTTATGGCTGTGGCGGTGGGGGCGGTAGTGATGATAGCTCTCCAACACCTCCTCCAGGCGGAGGCGGCGGAAGTGGTCAAGCAGCCACTATTTCAGGGACCTTAACGTTTGATAAAGTACCGCACAACACTTCAACAAACGGCTTAAACCACAGTGCTACTGTTGAAGCGCCGATCCGTGGCGTGACCGTTCAATTATTAAATGGTAGTACCGTTGTTGACACCGATGTCAGCGATGCTTCGGGGAATTACTCAGTCGACGGCGAAACTGGCACTAGTTACCGACTACGAATCCGCGCAGAGCTGAAGCAGACAGGCACTCAGTCATGGGATATCGAAGTGGTCGATAATACCAGCAGTAATGCTCAATATGTTCTAGACACTTCGACATTTACTGTTAGCTCGACCAGCGAAACCCGAGACTTCAACGCAGACTCAGGATGGGGCGGTAGCTCTTATACCTCGACTCGAGCGGCAGCGCCTTTTAATATCCTAGACCGCGTTTATGTCACTATTACTAAACTGCAAGAAGTTGATGCTAACCTCACGCTGGCCCCTCTGGTGATTAACTGGAGTCCGAATAATATTCCTGAAAGTGGTAATTTAGCCGATGGTCGTATTGGCACATCGTTTTACACACAAGACCAAATCTACCTTTTAGGAGCTGCGAACACTGATAGCGATGAGTATGATGGCCATGTCATCATTCATGAGTGGGGACATTATTTTGAAGATAATAATGCTCGCTCAGACAGTGTTGGTGGGCCACATGGCGGCGGCGATAGACTCGATATGCGAGTAGCGTTTGGCGAAGGTTTCGGTAACGCTTGGTCCGGCATTATAACTGACGATCCCTTCTACAGAGATTCCTTTGGTGTCAATCAGTCACAAGGCTTTTCGATCAATGTCGAGAATAATAATGTCTCCAATCCGGGTTGGTTTAGCGAAGGGTCCGTTCAGTCGATTCTTTATGATGTTTACGACAGCGCTAATGATGATTTAGCCGACTTAGGTTTACAGCCAATTTATGATGTCTTAACTGGACAGCAACGAAATACAGAAGCCTTTACTAGTATTTTCAGCTTTATGACATACTTAAAGGAAGAAAATGCCAGTGATGTAGCAGCCTTAAACGATCTTCTGAACGACCAAAATATCAATGTGAACGTAGATATCTGGGGCTCTAACGAAACCGATAACGAAGGCCAGCCGAGCGTAATCCCTGTCTATAACGAGCTATCACCTGGTGATACTCAAGAAGTGTGTACCATCACGACTTTCGGCAGTGATAGAAATAAATTAGGAAACAGAAAGTTCTTGAGACTTAATATTCAATCCGCTGGAAGTTATACATTAAGGTTAGAACCTTCAGGCTCTAACGACTTAGATGGTTACATCTATAACCAGGGTCAGTTAGTTGCCTTCACGGAAGCCTTAGGAACATCAACCGTGAACATTACTGAAAACTTTGCAGCAGGCACACACGTTGCAGACGTTCTAGCCTATAACTCATCTGGCTCTGCCATTGTTGGCACTTGCTTCGATGTATCGCTTATTCAGAATTAA